One genomic region from Erythrobacter mangrovi encodes:
- a CDS encoding NADH-quinone oxidoreductase subunit M, with product MEFPILSLMLAVPLAGAIACLFLNAPTARLVALGVTIFDLALGVLLWMNYDIGGAQWQFTERAEVFAGFSYALGIDGIALMLIMLSVFLMPICILASWDSITKRVGEYMSAFLFMEVLMLGVFMAQDLYLFYIFFEAGLIPMYLIIGVWGGQDRIYASYKFFLYTLLGSVLMLIAMMWMANTAGTTDIPTLMNYDFSPAAQTWLWLAFFASFAVKMPMWPVHTWLPDAHVQAPTAGSVILAGVLLKLAGYGFIRFSLPMFPEASAQFAWLIFVLSMIAVVYTSLVALVQDDMKKLIAYSSVAHMAIVTVGLFAFNVQGIEGAMMVMLGHGLVSGALFLCVGVIYDRLHTREIARYGGLSINMPKYALFFMLFTMASVGLPGTSNFVGEFLALAGIYKVSTLVTLVCTTGIILGAAYMLYLYRRVVFGAQVNEDAARMTDLNAREWAMLAPIAAAVLWMGVYPESFLAPMRQDIATLEARIARAAPSFDSANEVGTPREHNANYVAAVHGEEATEEGAH from the coding sequence ATGGAGTTCCCCATCCTTTCCCTGATGCTCGCTGTTCCGCTTGCCGGGGCAATCGCCTGCCTGTTCCTGAACGCGCCAACCGCGCGCCTGGTCGCTCTGGGCGTGACGATATTCGACCTCGCACTTGGTGTGCTGTTGTGGATGAACTACGACATTGGCGGCGCGCAGTGGCAGTTCACCGAACGCGCCGAGGTCTTTGCCGGTTTCAGCTACGCGCTCGGGATCGACGGCATCGCCCTGATGCTGATCATGCTCAGCGTGTTCCTGATGCCGATCTGTATCCTCGCGAGCTGGGACAGCATCACCAAGCGCGTTGGCGAATACATGAGCGCCTTCCTGTTCATGGAAGTGCTGATGCTCGGCGTGTTCATGGCGCAGGACCTCTACCTATTCTACATCTTCTTCGAGGCTGGCCTGATCCCGATGTACCTGATCATCGGTGTGTGGGGCGGTCAGGATCGTATCTACGCGAGTTACAAGTTCTTCCTCTACACGCTGCTCGGCTCGGTCCTGATGCTGATTGCGATGATGTGGATGGCGAACACCGCAGGTACCACCGACATCCCGACGTTGATGAATTATGACTTCAGCCCGGCGGCGCAGACGTGGCTGTGGCTGGCCTTCTTTGCCAGCTTTGCGGTGAAGATGCCGATGTGGCCAGTCCACACCTGGTTGCCCGACGCGCATGTGCAGGCACCGACCGCAGGATCGGTCATCCTCGCCGGGGTGCTGTTGAAGCTCGCCGGTTACGGTTTCATCCGGTTCAGCTTGCCGATGTTCCCTGAAGCGAGCGCGCAGTTCGCCTGGCTCATCTTCGTGCTGTCGATGATTGCAGTGGTCTACACGTCACTGGTGGCGCTGGTGCAGGACGACATGAAGAAGCTGATCGCCTATTCGTCGGTCGCGCATATGGCGATCGTCACTGTCGGCCTCTTCGCGTTCAACGTGCAGGGGATCGAGGGTGCGATGATGGTCATGCTCGGCCACGGCCTCGTCTCCGGCGCTTTGTTCCTCTGCGTCGGCGTGATCTACGACCGGCTGCACACGCGCGAGATTGCGCGCTACGGCGGGCTCAGCATCAACATGCCGAAGTATGCGCTGTTCTTCATGCTGTTCACCATGGCCTCGGTCGGACTGCCGGGGACCAGCAACTTCGTTGGTGAGTTCCTGGCGCTTGCGGGCATCTACAAGGTTTCGACCCTGGTGACGCTGGTTTGCACAACGGGCATCATCCTTGGTGCAGCCTACATGCTCTACCTCTATCGTCGCGTCGTGTTCGGTGCGCAGGTCAATGAAGATGCCGCGCGCATGACCGACCTCAACGCCCGCGAGTGGGCAATGCTCGCCCCAATCGCGGCTGCTGTGCTGTGGATGGGCGTTTATCCGGAAAGCTTCCTAGCACCCATGCGACAGGACATTGCCACCCTAGAGGCGCGCATCGCACGTGCCGCGCCTTCGTTCGACTCTGCAAACGAGGTGGGTACGCCTCGCGAGCATAATGCGAACTATGTCGCTGCCGTGCATGGCGAAGAAGCGACCGAAGAGGGAGCGCACTGA
- the nuoE gene encoding NADH-quinone oxidoreductase subunit NuoE, with protein MADRSPAPDTPELRDRWGGFEFNDAWRAKADATIARYPEGRQRSAVMALLDYAQRQVGEETNTQGWLPLPVIEYVADYLGMPVIRVLEVATFYFMYNMKPVGRYHVQVCGTTPCMLRGSDGLFETCKKRGMKKGHVSDDGLWTLTEVECMGNCSSAPMVQINDDNYEDLTPERLDAILDTLAKDEQPKTGTQEPGRHTVEPVGGPTTLTAMVDANHDYRKEW; from the coding sequence ATGGCTGACCGTTCCCCCGCACCTGACACCCCCGAACTACGCGACCGTTGGGGCGGATTCGAGTTCAACGATGCTTGGCGCGCTAAGGCCGACGCCACGATCGCGCGCTATCCCGAAGGGCGCCAGCGCTCGGCAGTGATGGCGCTGCTCGACTATGCCCAGCGGCAGGTTGGCGAGGAAACCAACACGCAGGGCTGGCTGCCGCTGCCCGTGATCGAGTATGTCGCCGACTATCTCGGCATGCCGGTGATCCGCGTGCTCGAGGTCGCGACCTTCTACTTCATGTACAACATGAAGCCGGTTGGCAGGTACCACGTGCAAGTTTGCGGCACGACGCCGTGCATGCTGCGCGGGTCGGACGGACTTTTTGAAACCTGCAAGAAGCGCGGGATGAAGAAGGGCCACGTTTCGGACGACGGCCTTTGGACTCTCACTGAAGTCGAGTGCATGGGCAACTGCTCAAGCGCACCCATGGTTCAGATCAACGACGACAATTACGAGGATCTGACGCCCGAACGGCTCGACGCGATCCTCGATACGCTGGCGAAGGACGAGCAACCGAAGACCGGCACACAGGAACCCGGCCGTCATACGGTCGAACCCGTCGGCGGTCCGACCACGCTGACCGCCATGGTCGACGCCAATCACGATTACCGGAAGGAATGGTGA
- a CDS encoding NADH-quinone oxidoreductase subunit J produces the protein MIQTLAFYLFATLVIGSAVMVIMARNPVHSVLWLILAFFNAAGLMVMVGAEFIAALLVIVYVGAVAVLFLFVVMMLDIDFSEMRAGFVKNFPLGIAIALVLLAELVLGIGAYRAGALQLGTPSGVAAPLADRANIESIGAVLYRDYLFLFEAAGVILLVAMVGAIVLTHRQRPDGARGQQDIGKQVRRNPDEATVMKQPTIGKGVEL, from the coding sequence GTGATCCAGACCCTAGCTTTCTATCTCTTCGCCACGCTGGTGATCGGCAGCGCCGTCATGGTCATCATGGCGCGCAATCCGGTCCATTCGGTGCTGTGGTTGATCCTGGCATTCTTCAATGCCGCGGGCCTGATGGTCATGGTCGGCGCCGAATTCATCGCGGCGCTGCTGGTGATCGTCTACGTTGGTGCGGTCGCGGTGTTGTTCCTGTTCGTCGTGATGATGCTCGACATCGATTTCTCGGAGATGCGGGCGGGTTTCGTGAAGAACTTCCCGCTGGGCATCGCCATCGCACTGGTGCTGCTGGCGGAACTGGTCCTGGGCATCGGCGCCTATCGCGCGGGCGCGCTTCAGCTTGGTACGCCGAGCGGCGTTGCCGCGCCACTGGCCGACCGTGCCAATATCGAGAGCATCGGTGCGGTGCTTTACCGCGACTACCTGTTCCTGTTCGAAGCTGCGGGCGTGATCCTGCTTGTCGCCATGGTCGGCGCGATCGTGCTGACCCATCGCCAGCGCCCCGATGGTGCGCGCGGACAGCAGGACATCGGCAAGCAGGTTCGCCGCAACCCTGACGAGGCAACTGTCATGAAGCAGCCGACGATCGGCAAGGGGGTCGAGCTGTGA
- the nuoL gene encoding NADH-quinone oxidoreductase subunit L: MHPILFIVFLPLLAAIVAGLTNKAAPSVFAKSLTTGALFVSCALSWPIFLGFVGGTYEATVVPVLTWMHSGDLAVDWALRVDTLTAVMLVVITTVSALVHLYSWGYMDEDPDQPRFFAYLSLFTFAMLMLVTADNLVQMFFGWEGVGLASYLLIGFWFKKPSANAAAIKAFVVNRVGDLGFMLGIFGTFLVFGTVSIPAILEAAPGMSGATIGFLGYRVQTMDVLCILLFIGAMGKSAQLGLHTWLPDAMEGPTPVSALIHAATMVTAGVFMVCRLSPMFETAPAALAMVTFIGAATCIFAATVGTTQWDIKRVIAYSTCSQLGYMFFAAGVGAYGAAMFHLFTHAFFKALLFLGAGSVIHAMHHEQDMRYYGGLRKHIPLTFWAMMAGTLAITGVGVYHLGAGFAGFWSKDAIIEVAYGRGTELGDFAFWMGTFAALLTSFYSWRLMFLTFWGKPRWIESEHIQHSVHKTPEEAGADTTGGYHPHESPLSMLVPLGLLSIGAIAAGQFFAPSFLDSAAFWSGSIFYNESLIHAMHNVPYLVKYAAFIVMVLGLFVAWLAYIKDTSIPGKTAEQLGPVYRFLYNKWYFDELYHYLFVVPAFWLGRQFWKLGDIGIIDRFGPNGVAWVVEKGSIGAHRFQTGYLYTYALVMLLGLVAAITWVLF, from the coding sequence GTGCACCCGATCCTTTTCATCGTATTCCTGCCGCTGCTCGCGGCGATCGTCGCCGGGCTGACCAACAAGGCCGCGCCGAGCGTCTTCGCCAAGTCGCTCACGACCGGCGCACTGTTCGTGAGCTGCGCGTTGAGCTGGCCAATCTTCCTCGGTTTTGTCGGTGGCACCTATGAGGCGACTGTTGTCCCGGTTCTGACCTGGATGCATTCGGGCGATCTGGCGGTCGACTGGGCATTGCGGGTCGACACGCTGACCGCGGTGATGCTGGTGGTCATCACCACCGTCTCGGCGCTCGTCCACCTGTATAGCTGGGGCTATATGGACGAGGACCCGGACCAACCGCGCTTCTTCGCCTATCTCTCGCTGTTTACCTTCGCCATGCTGATGCTGGTGACCGCCGATAATCTGGTCCAGATGTTCTTCGGTTGGGAAGGGGTGGGCCTTGCCAGCTACCTGTTGATCGGTTTCTGGTTCAAGAAGCCCAGCGCCAATGCCGCCGCGATCAAGGCCTTTGTGGTCAACCGTGTAGGCGACCTCGGCTTCATGCTCGGCATCTTTGGTACTTTCCTGGTGTTCGGGACCGTATCGATCCCGGCGATCCTCGAAGCTGCACCGGGCATGAGCGGGGCCACCATAGGCTTCCTCGGTTACCGCGTCCAAACAATGGATGTGCTCTGCATCCTCCTGTTCATCGGTGCGATGGGCAAGTCTGCGCAGCTTGGCCTGCATACCTGGCTTCCCGACGCGATGGAGGGTCCGACCCCGGTTTCCGCGCTGATCCACGCCGCCACCATGGTGACGGCGGGTGTGTTCATGGTTTGCCGCCTGTCGCCGATGTTCGAAACCGCACCGGCAGCACTGGCAATGGTGACTTTCATCGGTGCCGCGACCTGTATCTTCGCCGCCACCGTCGGCACCACGCAGTGGGATATCAAGCGCGTCATCGCCTATTCGACCTGTTCGCAGCTCGGCTATATGTTCTTCGCCGCCGGCGTCGGCGCCTATGGCGCTGCGATGTTCCACCTGTTTACGCATGCCTTCTTCAAGGCGCTGCTGTTCCTTGGTGCTGGCTCGGTCATTCACGCCATGCATCACGAGCAGGACATGCGTTACTACGGCGGCCTGCGTAAGCACATCCCACTGACCTTCTGGGCGATGATGGCAGGCACATTGGCGATCACCGGTGTTGGTGTTTACCACCTCGGTGCCGGGTTCGCAGGCTTCTGGTCGAAGGACGCGATCATCGAGGTCGCCTATGGCCGCGGTACCGAGCTTGGCGATTTCGCCTTCTGGATGGGTACCTTCGCCGCTTTGCTGACCAGCTTCTATAGCTGGCGCCTGATGTTCCTGACGTTCTGGGGCAAGCCGCGCTGGATTGAGAGCGAGCATATCCAGCATTCGGTTCACAAGACGCCTGAAGAAGCGGGTGCAGACACGACGGGTGGATATCACCCGCATGAAAGCCCGCTGTCGATGCTGGTCCCGCTTGGCCTGCTTTCGATTGGGGCGATCGCCGCTGGTCAGTTCTTCGCGCCTTCGTTCCTCGACAGCGCGGCATTCTGGAGCGGCTCGATCTTCTACAACGAGTCACTGATCCACGCGATGCACAACGTACCGTACCTGGTTAAGTATGCGGCGTTCATCGTGATGGTACTTGGCCTGTTCGTCGCCTGGCTTGCCTACATCAAGGACACCTCGATCCCGGGTAAGACCGCCGAACAGCTCGGCCCAGTGTACCGCTTCCTCTACAACAAGTGGTATTTCGACGAACTGTACCATTACCTCTTCGTGGTCCCCGCCTTCTGGCTCGGCCGCCAGTTCTGGAAGCTCGGCGATATCGGCATCATCGACCGTTTCGGCCCCAACGGCGTCGCCTGGGTGGTCGAGAAGGGCTCGATCGGCGCCCACAGGTTCCAGACCGGTTATCTCTATACCTATGCGCTGGTGATGCTCCTCGGACTCGTCGCCGCGATCACCTGGGTGCTGTTCTGA
- the nuoG gene encoding NADH-quinone oxidoreductase subunit NuoG yields the protein MPKVTVDGQEIEVPDGATVLQACELAGKEIPRFCYHERLSIAGNCRMCLVEVKPGPPKPQASCALPATEGQEIRTDTPMVKTAREGVMEFLLINHPLDCPICDQGGECDLQDQSIAYGRGGSRYHENKRAVTEKYMGPLIKTVMTRCIHCTRCVRFSEEIAGVDEIGALYRGEDMQITTYLEQAAEHELSANVIDLCPVGALTSRPYAFEARPWELKKTLSIDVSDAVGANIRLDSRGREVMRALPRINDDVNEEWLSDKGRYMVDGLGKRRLDKVFMRVKGGLKPASWDDAFKAIAKAKPGKSIAAIAGDMVDCETMFAAKALLKACGSTLLEGRQTGMDYDVTNLAAVNFNSTFAGIETSDAILIVGSHIRWEAALVNVRLRKAVKRGAKVFILGPYWDPTYPAEFLGEDLSLLGKLPKEVADVFKGAARPAIIMGGAALAKGALGAGLAFADKYGLVKDGWNGFNVLHFSAARMGGLMLGFAQKGGMKDIVAAKPKVVISLGADEMDFEPFADAIKVYIGHHGDKGAHAADIILPGASYAEKDGTYVNTEGRVQFAEKAVFAPGDAREDWTILRALADALGVSVGFDSFARLQAAMIKEVPALGEEGLSNYGALPKADAKTKAEGVISAYPIKDFYLTNPIARASEMMQRCSAELLHGDALAEAAE from the coding sequence ATGCCTAAAGTCACCGTAGACGGACAGGAAATCGAGGTTCCGGACGGCGCCACCGTCCTGCAGGCCTGCGAGCTTGCGGGGAAGGAAATCCCCCGCTTCTGCTATCACGAGCGGCTCTCGATTGCTGGCAATTGCCGCATGTGCCTGGTCGAGGTGAAGCCCGGGCCGCCCAAGCCGCAGGCAAGCTGTGCGCTTCCGGCGACTGAAGGACAGGAAATCCGCACTGACACGCCGATGGTGAAGACCGCGCGCGAAGGGGTGATGGAGTTCCTCCTGATCAACCACCCGCTCGACTGCCCGATCTGCGACCAGGGTGGCGAATGCGACCTGCAGGACCAATCGATCGCCTATGGTCGTGGTGGCTCGCGCTATCACGAGAACAAGCGTGCGGTGACCGAGAAGTACATGGGCCCGCTGATCAAGACGGTCATGACCCGCTGCATTCACTGTACTCGCTGCGTGCGCTTCTCCGAAGAGATCGCGGGCGTGGACGAAATCGGCGCGCTCTATCGCGGCGAGGACATGCAGATCACCACCTACCTTGAGCAGGCGGCCGAACATGAGCTGTCTGCCAATGTGATCGATCTGTGCCCGGTCGGCGCGCTCACATCGCGCCCCTACGCCTTCGAGGCGCGTCCGTGGGAACTCAAGAAGACCCTCAGCATCGATGTTTCCGATGCGGTGGGTGCGAACATTCGCCTCGACAGCCGCGGCCGTGAAGTCATGCGTGCACTTCCGCGCATCAATGACGACGTCAACGAGGAATGGCTGTCCGACAAGGGCCGCTACATGGTCGATGGCCTCGGCAAGCGCCGGCTCGATAAGGTCTTCATGCGCGTCAAGGGCGGCCTCAAACCTGCGAGCTGGGACGATGCCTTCAAGGCGATCGCCAAGGCCAAGCCGGGCAAGTCCATTGCGGCCATCGCCGGCGACATGGTCGATTGCGAGACGATGTTCGCGGCCAAGGCCTTGCTCAAGGCCTGCGGATCGACCCTGCTCGAAGGCCGCCAGACCGGCATGGACTATGACGTGACCAATCTCGCCGCGGTCAATTTCAACTCGACCTTTGCCGGGATCGAGACTTCCGACGCAATCCTGATCGTTGGCAGCCACATCCGCTGGGAAGCTGCGCTGGTCAATGTCCGCCTCCGCAAGGCGGTAAAGCGCGGTGCCAAGGTGTTCATTTTGGGCCCCTATTGGGACCCGACCTATCCGGCAGAGTTCCTCGGCGAGGATCTCTCGCTGCTCGGCAAGCTGCCCAAGGAAGTGGCCGATGTGTTCAAGGGTGCCGCGCGTCCGGCGATCATCATGGGCGGTGCGGCACTGGCCAAAGGCGCTTTGGGCGCCGGACTGGCCTTCGCGGACAAGTACGGTCTCGTGAAGGATGGCTGGAACGGCTTCAACGTTCTCCATTTCAGCGCCGCGCGCATGGGCGGGCTAATGCTCGGCTTCGCGCAAAAGGGTGGGATGAAGGATATTGTTGCGGCCAAGCCCAAGGTCGTGATCAGCCTTGGCGCGGACGAAATGGATTTCGAGCCCTTTGCTGACGCGATCAAGGTCTACATCGGCCATCATGGCGACAAGGGTGCGCATGCGGCGGATATCATCCTGCCGGGCGCGAGCTACGCCGAAAAGGACGGTACCTACGTCAACACCGAAGGGCGTGTGCAGTTTGCCGAGAAGGCTGTCTTCGCACCGGGCGACGCGCGTGAAGACTGGACCATCCTGCGCGCGTTGGCCGATGCGCTGGGTGTCTCGGTCGGTTTCGACAGTTTCGCGCGGCTCCAGGCGGCGATGATCAAGGAAGTCCCGGCACTGGGCGAGGAAGGACTTTCGAACTACGGCGCGCTGCCCAAGGCTGATGCAAAGACCAAGGCAGAAGGCGTCATCTCCGCCTATCCGATCAAGGATTTCTACCTCACCAACCCGATCGCCCGCGCCAGCGAAATGATGCAGCGCTGCTCGGCAGAACTGCTCCATGGTGACGCCTTGGCGGAGGCTGCGGAATGA
- the nuoF gene encoding NADH-quinone oxidoreductase subunit NuoF, giving the protein MLADKDRIFTNLYGYQDWGLKAAQARGDWDDTKSLIARGQDAIIEEVKASGLRGRGGAGFPTGLKWSFMPKESRDGRPSFLVINADESEPGSCKDREIIRHDPHKLIEGALIAGFAMRARAAYIYIRGEYIREAETLQKAIDEAYAAKLLGKNAAKSGYDFDVFVHRGAGAYICGEETAMIESLEGKKGQPRLKPPFPAGAGLYGCPTTVNNVESIAVVPTILRRSASWFSSFGRENNKGTKLFQISGHVNKPCVVEEAMSIPFSELIEKHCGGITGGKDNLLAVIPGGSSVPLVPAQQIWDAPMDFDGLREVGSGLGTAAVIVMDKSTDIVRAISRLSYFYKHESCGQCTPCREGTGWMWRMMERLRTGDAAIEEIDMLQQVTKQVEGHTICALGDAAAWPIQGLIRHFRPELERRIHEHNAKFAEAAE; this is encoded by the coding sequence ATGCTCGCGGATAAGGACCGCATCTTCACCAACCTGTATGGCTATCAGGACTGGGGCCTGAAGGCGGCGCAGGCGCGTGGCGACTGGGACGATACCAAGTCGCTGATCGCGCGCGGGCAGGATGCCATCATTGAGGAGGTGAAGGCTTCCGGTCTTCGCGGCCGTGGTGGCGCTGGCTTCCCCACCGGCCTCAAGTGGTCGTTCATGCCCAAGGAAAGCCGCGACGGTCGTCCGAGCTTCCTGGTTATCAATGCCGACGAATCCGAGCCGGGTTCGTGCAAGGACCGCGAAATCATTCGCCACGATCCGCACAAATTGATCGAAGGCGCGCTGATCGCGGGTTTCGCCATGCGTGCGCGGGCGGCCTACATCTACATCCGCGGCGAATACATCCGCGAGGCAGAAACGCTGCAGAAGGCGATCGACGAAGCCTATGCTGCGAAGCTGCTGGGTAAGAACGCGGCGAAGTCGGGCTATGATTTCGACGTCTTCGTCCACCGCGGTGCGGGCGCTTACATCTGCGGTGAAGAAACCGCGATGATCGAGAGCCTCGAAGGCAAGAAGGGGCAGCCTCGCCTCAAACCGCCGTTCCCGGCCGGGGCGGGGCTCTATGGCTGCCCGACCACGGTCAACAACGTCGAAAGCATCGCGGTTGTCCCGACGATCCTGCGGCGCAGCGCGTCGTGGTTCAGTTCCTTCGGGCGTGAGAACAACAAGGGCACGAAGCTCTTTCAGATCAGCGGGCATGTGAACAAGCCCTGTGTCGTCGAAGAGGCGATGAGCATCCCCTTCAGCGAGCTAATCGAGAAGCACTGCGGCGGCATCACCGGCGGCAAGGACAACCTCCTTGCTGTAATCCCCGGCGGCTCTTCGGTCCCGCTAGTCCCGGCCCAGCAGATCTGGGACGCGCCGATGGACTTTGATGGCCTGCGCGAAGTCGGCTCGGGACTTGGTACCGCAGCAGTTATCGTGATGGACAAGTCCACCGACATCGTCCGCGCAATCTCGCGCCTGAGCTACTTCTACAAGCACGAAAGCTGCGGCCAGTGCACTCCTTGCCGCGAGGGTACGGGCTGGATGTGGCGCATGATGGAGCGCCTGCGCACTGGCGATGCCGCGATCGAAGAGATCGACATGCTCCAGCAGGTGACCAAGCAGGTCGAAGGCCACACCATCTGCGCACTGGGCGACGCGGCGGCTTGGCCGATCCAGGGCCTGATCCGTCACTTCCGCCCCGAGCTCGAGCGTCGGATCCACGAACATAACGCCAAGTTTGCGGAGGCGGCGGAATGA
- the nuoH gene encoding NADH-quinone oxidoreductase subunit NuoH: MTEFFQNLGLPYEGAWLVATVAGILLIALPLMLAVAMIIYADRKIWAAIALRKGPNVVGPFGLLQSFADGLKVFLQETIVPTAANKAIFLIAPIITFTVALLAWAVVPFGPVAVLADINIGLLYILAISSLGVYGVVMSGWASNSKYPFFSAMRAAAQMISYEVSIGFILICVVLWAGTFNMNGIILAQKGHIFGLINGFVFNPLLFPLWVMFLISALAETARAPFDLTEAESELVGGYQTEYSSMSFALFWLGEYANVILMCALNAILFWGGWLPPLDIPVLYSFFFTEGLTAVFWLFAKILFFFFIFSWVKATVPRYRYDQLMRLGWKVFLPLSLFFVVLVSGYLMATGHYA; encoded by the coding sequence ATGACCGAATTCTTCCAGAACCTCGGCCTGCCATACGAGGGCGCATGGCTTGTCGCGACGGTTGCCGGCATCCTGCTGATCGCCTTGCCGTTGATGCTGGCGGTGGCGATGATCATCTATGCCGATCGCAAAATCTGGGCAGCGATCGCGCTGCGCAAGGGGCCGAACGTGGTCGGACCCTTCGGACTGCTTCAGTCCTTTGCCGACGGGCTCAAGGTGTTCCTGCAGGAAACGATCGTCCCGACCGCGGCGAACAAGGCGATCTTCCTCATCGCCCCGATCATCACCTTCACGGTGGCACTGCTTGCGTGGGCGGTGGTGCCGTTTGGTCCCGTGGCGGTGCTGGCCGATATCAACATCGGCTTGCTCTACATCCTCGCGATCAGTTCGCTTGGGGTTTACGGCGTGGTCATGTCGGGTTGGGCATCCAACTCGAAGTACCCCTTCTTCTCCGCCATGCGCGCCGCGGCGCAGATGATCAGCTACGAAGTCTCGATTGGTTTCATCCTGATCTGCGTGGTGCTGTGGGCGGGCACGTTCAACATGAACGGCATCATCCTGGCCCAGAAAGGGCACATCTTCGGCCTGATCAACGGCTTCGTGTTCAACCCGCTGCTGTTCCCGCTGTGGGTCATGTTCCTGATCAGCGCACTGGCAGAAACCGCGCGCGCGCCTTTCGACCTGACCGAGGCGGAGAGCGAGCTGGTGGGTGGCTACCAGACCGAATATTCCTCGATGAGCTTCGCGCTGTTCTGGCTCGGTGAGTACGCCAATGTCATCCTGATGTGCGCGCTGAACGCCATTCTGTTCTGGGGTGGCTGGCTGCCGCCGCTCGATATCCCGGTCCTCTACAGCTTCTTCTTCACCGAAGGCCTGACCGCAGTCTTCTGGCTGTTCGCGAAGATCCTGTTCTTCTTCTTCATCTTCAGCTGGGTGAAGGCTACCGTACCGCGCTATCGCTATGACCAGCTGATGCGCCTGGGCTGGAAGGTATTCCTGCCGCTGAGCCTGTTCTTCGTCGTACTCGTAAGTGGCTACTTGATGGCCACGGGACATTACGCATGA
- the nuoI gene encoding NADH-quinone oxidoreductase subunit NuoI, producing the protein MTVAQLVKSFTLWEFVKAHALTLKYFFKPKATINYPFEKNPISPRFRGEHALRRYPNGEERCIACKLCEAICPAQAITIEAEPREDGSRRTTRYDIDMTKCIYCGFCQEACPVDAIVEGPNFEYATETREELLYDKAKLLANGDKWERAIAANLEADAPYR; encoded by the coding sequence ATGACTGTCGCGCAACTCGTCAAGTCGTTCACCCTGTGGGAGTTCGTGAAGGCACACGCCCTCACGCTGAAGTACTTCTTCAAGCCCAAGGCGACGATCAATTACCCGTTTGAGAAGAACCCGATCAGCCCGCGCTTTCGCGGCGAGCATGCGCTGCGTCGCTATCCCAATGGCGAAGAACGCTGCATTGCCTGCAAGCTGTGCGAAGCGATCTGCCCGGCACAGGCGATCACGATCGAGGCCGAACCGCGCGAGGACGGCAGCCGCCGCACCACGCGTTACGACATCGACATGACCAAGTGCATCTACTGCGGTTTCTGCCAGGAAGCTTGCCCGGTCGATGCCATCGTCGAAGGGCCGAACTTCGAATATGCGACCGAAACCCGCGAGGAGCTTCTTTACGACAAGGCCAAGCTGCTCGCCAATGGTGACAAGTGGGAGCGCGCTATCGCTGCGAACCTTGAAGCCGATGCGCCGTATCGATAG
- the nuoK gene encoding NADH-quinone oxidoreductase subunit NuoK — protein sequence MIGIEHYVVVSAILFVLGVLGIFLNRKNIIVILMAIELILLAVNINLVAFSAFLGDLVGQVFAMFVLTVAAGEAAVGLAILVIYFRGRGTIAVDDVDRLKG from the coding sequence GTGATCGGCATCGAACATTACGTCGTCGTCAGCGCGATCCTGTTCGTGCTCGGCGTGCTCGGCATCTTCCTCAACCGGAAGAACATCATCGTCATCCTGATGGCGATCGAGCTGATCCTGCTGGCGGTGAATATCAACCTTGTGGCGTTCAGCGCCTTCCTTGGCGACCTGGTTGGTCAGGTCTTCGCGATGTTCGTGCTGACCGTCGCTGCGGGTGAAGCCGCCGTCGGGCTCGCCATCCTTGTCATCTACTTCCGCGGCCGCGGTACCATCGCGGTCGACGACGTCGACCGGCTGAAGGGATAA